In Helicobacter anatolicus, a single genomic region encodes these proteins:
- a CDS encoding Rod binding protein, whose product MASVVNKNLKPNLNASDEKLKEQTDAFESLILKTLLDTALKLENPLYPKEAGNEIYQSMYKDTLANNLSGSFGYSQLLFDFLKEQQAGKR is encoded by the coding sequence ATGGCAAGTGTGGTAAATAAAAATCTAAAACCAAATCTGAATGCAAGTGATGAAAAATTAAAAGAACAAACAGATGCTTTTGAATCTTTGATTTTAAAAACCTTGCTAGATACCGCTTTAAAACTTGAAAATCCGCTTTATCCAAAAGAAGCAGGCAATGAGATTTATCAAAGTATGTATAAAGATACTTTGGCTAATAATTTAAGTGGAAGTTTTGGCTATAGTCAATTGCTTTTTGATTTCTTGAAAGAACAGCAGGCGGGAAAAAGATGA
- a CDS encoding sensor histidine kinase: MKQKIGEEESVISNELLNSFDAKDKQELLDLLNEFILQSYRIEKEFKDYKSLYEGVIEIMPQAIWVFNDNGSIFYRNTQAKQLQEILANLSDFPQEIDYKKKTYLVQGNVLENKQIITATDITVQKRQERLAAMGQISAHLAHEIRNPIGSISLLAATLLKKVDTATKPIIFELQKSLYRVERQIKATLLFSRGLNITRENYYLMDLQQELMMIVDQYTYTKEIFVRYDFIDSMVNFDFDLMGIVLQNFIYNAIDAIEDGDCESGKIKIWTEKKKDELYFFIQDNGRAIENKNVLFEPFETTKFKGNGLGLALSLQIVEAHGGYIELFDEEKKIFKIMIKQ, from the coding sequence ATGAAGCAAAAAATTGGCGAGGAAGAAAGTGTCATTAGTAATGAATTATTAAATAGTTTTGATGCAAAAGATAAGCAAGAACTTTTGGATTTACTTAATGAATTTATTTTACAAAGTTATAGAATAGAAAAAGAGTTTAAAGATTACAAGTCTTTGTATGAAGGGGTTATTGAGATTATGCCCCAAGCAATTTGGGTGTTTAATGATAATGGCAGTATTTTTTATCGTAATACACAAGCTAAACAACTTCAAGAGATTTTGGCAAATCTTTCAGATTTTCCTCAAGAAATTGATTATAAAAAAAAGACTTATTTGGTACAAGGTAATGTGTTAGAAAATAAGCAAATTATTACAGCCACAGACATTACTGTGCAAAAGCGTCAAGAAAGATTGGCAGCTATGGGACAGATTTCTGCGCATCTAGCCCATGAAATACGAAATCCTATTGGATCAATTTCTCTGCTTGCCGCGACACTTTTAAAAAAGGTGGATACTGCTACAAAACCTATTATTTTTGAATTACAAAAATCGCTTTATCGTGTAGAGCGGCAAATCAAGGCTACTTTACTATTTTCCAGAGGTTTAAATATTACACGGGAGAATTATTATTTAATGGATTTGCAACAAGAGCTTATGATGATTGTTGATCAATATACTTACACCAAAGAAATTTTTGTGCGTTATGATTTTATAGATTCTATGGTGAATTTTGATTTTGATTTGATGGGCATTGTTTTGCAAAATTTTATTTATAACGCTATTGATGCAATTGAGGATGGGGATTGTGAAAGTGGGAAGATAAAAATTTGGACAGAAAAAAAGAAAGATGAGCTATATTTTTTTATACAAGATAATGGAAGGGCTATTGAGAATAAAAATGTTTTATTTGAGCCATTTGAAACGACGAAATTTAAGGGAAATGGCTTAGGGTTAGCATTAAGCTTACAGATTGTTGAAGCGCATGGAGGGTATATTGAGCTATTTGATGAAGAAAAAAAGATTTTTAAGATTATGATTAAACAATAA
- the gdhA gene encoding NADP-specific glutamate dehydrogenase, translated as MSDYIKSIIERVKRENPNELEFHQAVQEVVTSLRPILEKEKKYKDYAILERLIVPDREIGFRVTWVDDQGRVQVNRGYRVEFNNAIGPYKGGLRFHSSVKQGIVKFLGFEQVFKNSLTTLAMGGGKGGSDFDPKGKSDGEIMRFCQSFMNELYRHIGAHTDVPAGDIGVGGREIGFLFGQYRKLTNRFDGVFTGKGLDWGGSLVRPEATGYGAVYFAEEMLKARGEGLEGKICAVSGSGNVAIYTIEKLYHLGAKPVTASDSRGMVYDSEGIDLELLKEIKEQKRMSLEEYKRVKQSVQYIPVEEYKQGTHAVWSFPCFAAFPSATENELNLEDAKMLLANGCKCVSEGANMPSTLEAMDLFLRSKICYGPGKAANAGGVAVSGLEMSQNASMHRWDFQKVDQKLRSIMENIFINSSKTAEEFGDPTNLVMGANIAGFRKVANAMIDQGVI; from the coding sequence ATGAGTGATTATATAAAGTCTATTATCGAAAGAGTAAAAAGAGAAAATCCTAATGAGCTAGAGTTTCATCAAGCGGTACAAGAAGTTGTCACATCCTTAAGACCCATATTAGAGAAAGAAAAAAAATATAAAGATTATGCAATTTTAGAGCGTTTGATTGTGCCAGATCGAGAAATTGGATTTCGTGTGACCTGGGTGGATGATCAAGGAAGAGTACAGGTAAATCGGGGCTATAGAGTTGAATTTAATAATGCAATTGGACCTTATAAGGGGGGGTTAAGATTTCATTCTAGCGTAAAACAGGGGATTGTAAAATTTCTAGGCTTTGAACAAGTATTTAAAAATTCTTTAACAACGCTTGCTATGGGAGGTGGAAAAGGTGGAAGCGATTTTGATCCTAAGGGAAAAAGCGATGGAGAAATTATGCGATTTTGTCAATCTTTTATGAATGAGCTTTATAGGCATATTGGTGCACATACAGATGTTCCTGCAGGAGATATTGGTGTTGGGGGTAGAGAAATTGGGTTTTTGTTTGGACAATATAGAAAACTTACCAATCGTTTTGATGGTGTATTTACAGGAAAAGGGTTAGATTGGGGCGGAAGTTTGGTAAGGCCTGAGGCAACAGGTTATGGTGCAGTATATTTTGCAGAAGAAATGCTAAAGGCTAGGGGTGAGGGCTTAGAAGGTAAAATATGTGCAGTTTCGGGAAGTGGAAATGTGGCAATTTATACGATAGAAAAACTTTATCATTTAGGGGCTAAACCTGTTACTGCGAGTGATTCTAGAGGTATGGTTTATGATTCTGAGGGGATTGATTTAGAACTTCTTAAGGAGATAAAAGAACAAAAGCGCATGAGTTTAGAGGAATATAAGAGAGTAAAACAAAGTGTACAATATATCCCTGTAGAAGAATATAAGCAAGGCACGCATGCAGTTTGGAGTTTTCCGTGCTTTGCAGCTTTTCCAAGCGCTACAGAAAATGAGTTAAATTTAGAAGATGCAAAAATGTTGCTTGCAAATGGTTGTAAATGTGTGAGCGAAGGGGCAAATATGCCATCAACATTAGAAGCAATGGATTTATTTTTGCGTTCTAAAATTTGCTATGGACCTGGCAAGGCAGCAAATGCAGGGGGTGTTGCAGTGAGTGGTTTGGAAATGTCACAAAATGCAAGTATGCATAGATGGGATTTTCAAAAAGTGGATCAAAAACTTCGCAGTATTATGGAAAATATCTTTATAAATTCTTCAAAAACTGCAGAGGAGTTTGGTGACCCTACAAATTTGGTGATGGGAGCAAATATAGCAGGATTTAGAAAAGTTGCTAATGCAATGATTGATCAAGGTGTGATTTAA
- a CDS encoding amino acid ABC transporter permease: MDFSFIVTHVPLFLKALLLTLKISFFGILGAIMLGLLVSFIVFYRVKYFYGLAKFYIELSRNTPLLIHLFFLYYGLAQVGIKIEAYYCAIIGLIFLGGSYMAESFRIGLEAVSKIQIESAKALGLSTRQILTFVIFPQSLLYTLPSLGANVIFLLKETSVVSAIALADIVFVTKDLIGTYYKTTETLLVLIIIYLVVLLPLSLLFFWFEKRYKRIL, translated from the coding sequence ATGGATTTTTCATTTATTGTTACGCATGTTCCATTATTTTTGAAAGCATTGTTGCTTACATTAAAGATTTCTTTTTTTGGAATTTTAGGGGCAATTATGCTTGGATTACTGGTTAGTTTTATAGTTTTTTATAGGGTGAAATATTTTTATGGTCTTGCAAAATTTTACATTGAGCTTTCGCGAAACACTCCATTACTAATTCATCTCTTTTTTTTGTACTACGGATTGGCACAGGTAGGTATTAAAATCGAAGCTTATTATTGTGCGATTATTGGATTGATTTTTTTGGGTGGCAGTTATATGGCAGAAAGTTTTAGAATTGGTTTGGAAGCCGTATCTAAAATACAAATAGAAAGTGCTAAAGCATTGGGGTTAAGTACAAGGCAGATTCTAACTTTTGTTATTTTTCCTCAATCCTTGCTTTATACGTTACCATCTTTGGGGGCTAATGTGATTTTTTTGTTGAAAGAGACTTCTGTGGTGAGCGCAATTGCATTGGCAGATATTGTTTTTGTGACAAAGGATTTGATTGGTACTTATTATAAAACTACAGAGACATTGCTAGTTTTAATTATTATTTATTTAGTGGTCTTATTGCCACTTTCTTTATTGTTTTTTTGGTTTGAAAAAAGATATAAAAGGATTTTATAG
- a CDS encoding amino acid ABC transporter permease, giving the protein MEVLWDFNVWLRLFEGVKNTLYISFIAIFISIVGGFLLGLFMQSKWVLIRGVCRLYLEAIRIIPLIAWLFVVYFGLAQYFSLGALQSSILVFSLWGIAEAGDLVRGAMSAVPVHQTESARALGLDAMQIKIFIVIPQAVLQLLPSSLNLFTRMIKTTALVSLIGVVDLLKVGQQIIETKSLESPMISFWIYGLIFVIYFLLCYCLSFLGEQLEKRIKN; this is encoded by the coding sequence GTGGAGGTTTTGTGGGATTTTAATGTGTGGCTTCGCCTTTTTGAGGGGGTGAAAAATACACTATATATTTCATTTATTGCAATTTTTATTTCTATTGTTGGAGGTTTTTTACTTGGTTTGTTTATGCAGAGTAAATGGGTATTGATAAGAGGGGTTTGTCGTTTATATCTAGAAGCTATTAGAATCATACCTCTTATTGCATGGCTATTTGTTGTGTATTTTGGTCTTGCACAATATTTTAGTTTAGGGGCATTGCAATCAAGTATTTTGGTTTTTAGTTTGTGGGGGATTGCAGAAGCAGGGGACCTGGTAAGAGGTGCAATGAGTGCAGTTCCAGTACATCAGACAGAGAGTGCTAGGGCATTGGGATTAGATGCAATGCAGATAAAAATTTTTATTGTGATTCCACAGGCAGTTTTGCAGCTGTTGCCCTCAAGTCTTAATCTTTTTACACGTATGATTAAAACTACAGCATTGGTGTCTTTAATTGGTGTAGTGGATTTGTTGAAAGTAGGGCAGCAGATTATTGAGACAAAAAGTTTAGAATCCCCTATGATAAGTTTTTGGATTTATGGATTAATTTTTGTGATTTATTTTTTATTGTGCTATTGCCTTTCTTTTTTAGGTGAGCAATTAGAAAAACGAATAAAAAATTAG